The nucleotide sequence AGGCCCAGGTGCAGACCGCGTCCCTGACTGCTCAGGCCGACGCCCAGGCCATCGCTGCCGACGCGAGCGCCCGCAAGGGTGCCGAGGAGACCGCCCGTAAGAAGGCGGCCCGCGACGCGATCGACAAGCAGAAGGCCGCGGAGAAGGCCGAGCAGGAGCGCAAGGCGAAGGAAGCGGCGCAGGCCGAGGCCGAGTCGAAGTCCGAGGCCGCCGGCTCGCTCGGTGACATCCCCACGCAGAGCTCGTACACCGTCGCCGAGATCCAGGCGATGGCGAAGGCGGTCGTGGCAAGCGACCAGTGGACGTGCTTCAGCAACATCGTGAACCACGAGTCCACCTGGAACTATCAGGCCGTCAACCCGTCTTCGGGTGCCTACGGTCTCTTCCAGGCGCTGCCCGCCGGCAAGTACTCCTCCGCCGGTTCCGACTGGCGGACCAACCCGGCCACGCAGATCAAGTGGGGCCTCAACTACATGGACTCGCGCTACGGCAGCCCGTGTGAGGCCTGGTCGTTCTGGCAGGCCAACCACTGGTACTAGGCCGGTAGGCCGTAGAGGCCGACCGTCCGCCGCTCAACCTTCCGCAGCCCTCCACCGTCCTTTGGTGGGGGGCCGCGGCCATGTACGGTCGAAGTCACCGAGAGGAATGGAGTCCTCCGGGAGGAGTGATGACCAGCAGAGGTGACGGGGGAAGAGAGCGGATGATGTCGCGAGTTCCCGGATGGCTCGGCCGGGTCGGCGCCGGGCTGAGCGGGTGGGGCGAACGGCTGGAACGGCGCCGGGCCGAGATCGAGTCGGAGGCGGCGAGTCCGGACGACGGCAGGGATGCCGCGGCGGGACGCCGGCGCGACAGTGACGCGGACGGCCCCGGCTTCGGCTCCGGCTCCGGCTCCGGGGACTTCGAGGGGGCTACCGGCGTCGGAGTCGCGAAGGAGGCCGGGAGCGGGGTCGGGGGCGGGGGCGGGGGCGTCGAAAGCGGTGCGGATGATGCTCCGGACTCCCCCGCCGGTGCTCGGGGCCGGACGGCCACCCCGGTTCTCCATACCCGCCCCGACCCCGCGTCGGCGGTGCCCTGGGGCATGCGGGTGGCGGCCGAGGCCGGATGGCGGCTGCTCGTGCTCGCGGGCACCGTCTGGGTGTTGATGCGGGTCATCAGCTCCGTACAACTGCTGGTGCTGTCGTTCACCGCCGCGCTTCTCATCACCGCCCTGCTCCAGCCGGCCGTGGCACTGCTGACCCGGCACGGCGTACCGCGCGGCCTCGCCACCGCGCTGACCGCCGTCCTCGGCTTCGTCGTCATGGGGCTGATCGGCTGGTTCGTCACCTGGCAGGTCATGGAGAACATCGACGACCTCTCCGACCAGATCCAGGACGGCGTCGACGAGTTGCAACGCTGGCTGCTCGACAGCCCGTTCCACGTCACCGAGAACCAGATCAACGACATCGCCAAGAACCTCCGCGAGGCCATCAGCGACAACACGGACACGATCACCTCGGCGGGTCTGGAGGGCGTGACGGTCCTCGTCGAGGCGCTCACCGGCATCCTCCTGACGATGTTCTCCACGCTGTTCCTCCTCTACGACGGCAAGCGGATCTGGCAGTGGACCCTCAAGCTGGTGCCGGCGGCGGCCCGGCCGGGTGTCTCGGCGGCGGGGCCGCGCGCCTGGCAGACGTTGACGGCGTATGTGCGCGGCACGGTGGTGGTGGCACTGATCGACGCGATCTTCATCGGCCTGGGGATCTACTTCCTGGACGTGCCGATGGCGGTCCCGCTGGCCGTGTTCATCTTCCTGTTCTCCTTCATCCCGCTGGTGGGTGCGGTCGTCTCGGGCGCGCTGGCGGTGGTCGTGGCGTTGGTGACGCAGGGCGTCTTCACGGCCGTCATGACGCTGGCCGTCGTGCTCGCCGTCCAGCAGATCGAGGGGCACATCCTCCAGCCGTTCATCCTCGGGCGGGCCGTACGGGTGCACCCCCTGGCCGTCGTCCTGTCGGTCGCCGCCGGTGGCATGATCGCGGGCATCGGAGGCGCGGTGGTGGCCGTGCCGTTGGTCGCGGTCACGAACACGGTGGTGGGGTCGTTGCGGGCGTACGCGGACGAGCACGAGCGCGCGGGTTAACCGAGCCGGTCGGGCGGGCCGGGCGCGCGGGTCGGGCGCGCGGGTCGGGCGCGCGGGTCGGTCGACCCAGCACTACTCCGGCGCGCTCAACGCCGGAGGCGGAACCGGATACCGGCACATGAAGGCAGCGCCCCGCCGGAGCGAGGCGCTGCACCGTTCTCAACTCCTAGTGCGAGACGGGGGCGAGCAGATCCATCGCGTTCGCCTGCGGCGGGTAGTGCGCGGCGCACTCCGGGCAGGCGTAGACGTTGAAGCCCGGACCCGTGGCGGCGTGGTGCTCGTGGACCAGGATGGGTGCCTCCGTGATGCGTTCACAGCGGGCGCACATACGGATCGGACGACGCCGGGCTGCCTCATGATCGTGGTCGGTCATCGGGCGGCTACCGCGTGGCCGGCCAGCCCCTGGGCTCGCACGAATACGGGCGGCTCGGTGTCGAAGCCGAGGCTCGCCAGGTAGAGGGCACGGCGTCGTTCACGTAGGCCGCGGGTCGCGCGGCGGCGGTGGCGTTCCTCAAGCGTGAATGTGGATGCATGGGTGAGGGTGGATGTACGGGGGCGGGCCGTGGCGTTCGGGCTGCCGCCGAGGCGTTCGGTGGAGCGAGGTGGGCGCGGTGATGCGGTGACGTTGGTGGCGGGGGCTGGTGGGGCGGGGACGGATTCCGCGCGGTGACGGCCTCGCGGGCTGAGCATGCAGACGCTCAGCACCCAGGTCAGGGCTCGGACGGTAAAGTCCAGCATTGTCAGCGCTCCTTCGAAGCGTTCGGCCGTGCCCCGGGACGGCTTCCCTCCGTCGCCGGGGTCTTTACGTCCGTCAGCCTACATTGCTGCGCATGTCAGTGCATAGCAGTACGCAGCTTCGCATCAATCGCTGCAGCTCATGACTGTTTTACGGTGGTTGCTATGGCAGCAGACCCAGGCGATTCACCGATCGATCCCAGCAAAATCGCGTACGTCTACATGCAGGTGGCCGACCACATTGCTGCCCAGATCGCTTCGGGCGCGCTGAGGCCGGGAGCACGGCTGCCCGGCGAGCGGGATCTCGGCGCGGAGTACGGAGTCGCATACCTGACTGCCCGCCGCGCTATCCGCGAGCTACGCGAACGCGGCCTCGTGGTCACCCTCCCCGCGAAGGGCACCTTCGTCGCATACCCGCAGGACGGGGAGTCCGGCGACGTCGGCCCGGATGGCGGGGCAGGCACCTGAGCCGTCCCCGGTTCCCTGCGCGTATCCGCTCGCTTCGCGGATCTGTTCACGCGCGGCGACGCCTTCCGGAGGTTTCACGGGCCGTGCGACGCCCCCGCCCCCGCGCGGGCTGATCGGGCGCGGTCGCCCAGCCCTCCCCGCCCGGCCTGTTCAGGCCGCTTCGGTGCGATGTGCGGTGAACTCGACTCGGGTGTCTTCGTCGTCGAGGGCGATGTTCAGGGTGGCGTCCAGGGCCACAGCCAACCTGGCGAGGAGCGGCAGGGTGGGGACGGTGTCGGAGCCTTCGATACGGGAGATCTTCGCTTGCGTAAGGCCCGCGCGGGCAGCCAGTTCGGTCTGACTGAGGCCGAGCTCGGTGCGTCGGTCGTACACGGCTTGCGCGAGGGCCATGGACATACGGATCTCGCGACGCGCCTCGGACACGTCTTCAGGCTCGGTGAACCCCTCGGTGAGCTTGCGCTCTCGCAAAGTCTTCCAGCGACTGTGGTTCATTGCTCCACCTCTCCTTCCTCGATGACCCGAACGAACTCCTCGTGGGCCGGACCGTGCTCGGCCTCACAGACCTTCTGTGCGAGTTTGGCGCGCCTGACTTCCCCTTCCTCCCGCATCCTCGTCTTGCGGAAGACTGTCAGGAGGACAGCGGCGCGGTTCGGTGTGAGCCAGTACGTGATGCGTATGGCAGCACCATCGAGCGTGGGGCGCAACTCTCGGATTCCATCGCCGAGATAGCTATTCAACCGCTGCCTGGCCCGGCCCATCGGCTCAAGAGGTCCTCGGGAACGAGACCTCCACCCGGCGGTTCTTCTTGCGGCCTTCCTCGGAGGAGTTGTCGGCGATGGGGTAGTCCTCGCTGTAGCCGCGTACCTCGAAGGTGACGTTGCCGCCCAGGTCGGCGGCGAGGATGTCGTGGACGGCCTCCGCGCGCTTCTTGGAGAGGGTCAGGCCGTGGGCGTACGAGCCGAGGTTGTCCGTGAAGCCGAAGACGCGGACCGTGCCGGCGCTCTGCGTCTTGATCTCCTGCGCGATCGTCTGGATGCGGGAGCGGGCCTGCGGGTTGAGCTTCGCGCTGTTCTTCGGGAAGAGAACCTCCGCCTGAAGCGCGAACGTCACGTTCTCGTTCGTGTCCTCCCGGCGCTCCTCACCGCCCAGGTCCTCCACGACCGACTTGATGTCCAGGACCTTGGCGGGGGCGAGCGTGGCCCCCTGCGCCAGCTTCAGCCCCGGGCTGTTCGCGTCCACCTCCGGGGGTGGGGAGGTGGCGACGGTGCCCGGGGGTTCGCTCGGGTCGTCCGCGGCATGGGCGGGCGTCGCGAGGGTGAGGGCGGCAAGGACCGCCACGGCTACGGCCAGCGCCGCGGTGCCCGTCGTCGCGGCACGTGGGGTGGGGGCGGTCATCGTCACGTCACTCGTCCTCGGAGAGTTCGATCGTGGCGGGGGGCATGGAGCCGACCTGGAAGTCTACGGAGGTTGTGGACTCGGGGGGGCCGGGGAATTGGGCGTACCAGTTGGCTGTACCGCCGGGCGTGATCTGGCCGTTGAACTTCGTGCACAGGCAGCGTCCCGAGGTGTCCCGGAGGATGAGGTACTTCTTCTTGCCCTCGTTGTCGACAAGGCTGGCACCCGACAGGGATCCGCCATTGGACCTCAGTTCGCGCTCGTCGCTCGCCCAGTTGGCGCCGAGCCACGACTGGCTGCCGTCGTTCTTCACCGTCCCCGACACGGTGACGAAGCCGCCACCGTCGCGTACTGCGGAGGTAATACTG is from Streptomyces sp. NBC_01314 and encodes:
- a CDS encoding transglycosylase SLT domain-containing protein, with amino-acid sequence MLEGNRVSRISVRGFAVASATAVTAVGSVVGVASGSTAQTTIDDAEAVANDTTLLADIPVGQQAQVQTASLTAQADAQAIAADASARKGAEETARKKAARDAIDKQKAAEKAEQERKAKEAAQAEAESKSEAAGSLGDIPTQSSYTVAEIQAMAKAVVASDQWTCFSNIVNHESTWNYQAVNPSSGAYGLFQALPAGKYSSAGSDWRTNPATQIKWGLNYMDSRYGSPCEAWSFWQANHWY
- a CDS encoding helix-turn-helix domain-containing protein — its product is MNHSRWKTLRERKLTEGFTEPEDVSEARREIRMSMALAQAVYDRRTELGLSQTELAARAGLTQAKISRIEGSDTVPTLPLLARLAVALDATLNIALDDEDTRVEFTAHRTEAA
- a CDS encoding type II toxin-antitoxin system RelE/ParE family toxin yields the protein MGRARQRLNSYLGDGIRELRPTLDGAAIRITYWLTPNRAAVLLTVFRKTRMREEGEVRRAKLAQKVCEAEHGPAHEEFVRVIEEGEVEQ
- a CDS encoding OmpA family protein — protein: MTAPTPRAATTGTAALAVAVAVLAALTLATPAHAADDPSEPPGTVATSPPPEVDANSPGLKLAQGATLAPAKVLDIKSVVEDLGGEERREDTNENVTFALQAEVLFPKNSAKLNPQARSRIQTIAQEIKTQSAGTVRVFGFTDNLGSYAHGLTLSKKRAEAVHDILAADLGGNVTFEVRGYSEDYPIADNSSEEGRKKNRRVEVSFPRTS
- a CDS encoding winged helix-turn-helix domain-containing protein yields the protein MAADPGDSPIDPSKIAYVYMQVADHIAAQIASGALRPGARLPGERDLGAEYGVAYLTARRAIRELRERGLVVTLPAKGTFVAYPQDGESGDVGPDGGAGT
- a CDS encoding AI-2E family transporter, with the protein product MSRVPGWLGRVGAGLSGWGERLERRRAEIESEAASPDDGRDAAAGRRRDSDADGPGFGSGSGSGDFEGATGVGVAKEAGSGVGGGGGGVESGADDAPDSPAGARGRTATPVLHTRPDPASAVPWGMRVAAEAGWRLLVLAGTVWVLMRVISSVQLLVLSFTAALLITALLQPAVALLTRHGVPRGLATALTAVLGFVVMGLIGWFVTWQVMENIDDLSDQIQDGVDELQRWLLDSPFHVTENQINDIAKNLREAISDNTDTITSAGLEGVTVLVEALTGILLTMFSTLFLLYDGKRIWQWTLKLVPAAARPGVSAAGPRAWQTLTAYVRGTVVVALIDAIFIGLGIYFLDVPMAVPLAVFIFLFSFIPLVGAVVSGALAVVVALVTQGVFTAVMTLAVVLAVQQIEGHILQPFILGRAVRVHPLAVVLSVAAGGMIAGIGGAVVAVPLVAVTNTVVGSLRAYADEHERAG